The nucleotide window GCGAGCGGCCGGTGCTTGAGGTCCTGGCCGACCGCGAGCTGGTGCATCCGGACGCGCTCGACGAAGTCGGGCTCGGCGTTGACGAGGGTGATGGCGACGTCGTCACGGTGCAGCCGCCTGGCGAGGCGGCCGGCCGCGATGGCTCCGGTGTATCCGGCGCCGAGAACGATGATGCGGTGCTGCTGCATGTCCTAGCTCCTGTCTGCGCGGGTCCGACCCGTGTCGAGCGCGGTGTCGGCCCTTGAACCGGACAGCACGCCGTTCCCTGACAGGAACCTCGTGTGAAGCGGATCACACCGCCGCACGGCGGTCAGAAGGCGTGGAACAGGGGTTCTCCGTGGTCGGTCGCCGCCCACAGCCCGGTCGCGCGCTCCAGCTTGTCGGGGTTGGCCTGGGCGCGGAACGCGGCGATGCCGTCGGCGGTGACCTCCAGGCACACGATGCCGACGACCCGGCCGTCGACGACCGCCACGACGGCGGGGTCGCCGTTGGCGGTCCAGGCGTGGATCGCGGGCGAGCCGCCGACCAGGGCGCGCTTGGACCGCGCCGGCCTGAACAGGCCCCGCATGAACTTCGCGACGGCCAGGGCGCCTTCGAACGGCCTGGTCCGGGCCGGGACCTTCCCGCCGCCGTCACCGACCGAGACCACGTCGGCGGTGAGCAGCCGTACGAGTGGTTCGGTCTCCCCGGTCGTGGCGGCCGACAGGAACTCCTCCACGATCCGCCGGGCGGCGGCCCTGTCGATCTCGGCACGGGCCCTGCCGTCCGTGAGGTGCTTCTTCGCGCGGTGGAGGATCTGCTGGCTGGCGGCCTCCGTGATGCCGAGGATCTCGGCGACCTCCCGGTGCGGGTAGTCGAAGGCCTCCCGCAGCACGTACACCGCGCGTTCGTTGGGGGACAGCCGCTCCATGAGGGTCAGGACGGCGTACGAGACCGACTCGCGCTGCTCGACGGTGCCGGCGGGGCCGAGCATCGCGTCCCCCTCCAGCAGCGGTTCGGGAAGCCACTGCCCCACGTACCGCTCACGCCGTGCGCGGGCCGACGTCAGGAGGTTGAGGCACAGGTTGGTGAGGACCCGCGTCAGCCAGGCCTCCAGGACCTCGATGTGTCCGGTGTCGGCGGCCTGCCAGCGCAGGAAGGTCTCCTGCACGACGTCCTCGGCCTCGCCCGCGGACCCCAGGAGGCGGTACGCGATGGCCTCCAGCCGGGGCCTCAGGCTCTCGAACCGGTCCACGTCCTGCACGGTCAGCGGCATGGCCCGGATCCTATCGGGACCGTGCAAGAGGCCCCGGGGCAGGACGTGGGGGCGGGACGGCCGGGGTCGCGAGGCCACCCGGGGCCGCGGGGCGGGCTCGAAGGGGCGGCGGCGGTCACGCCGGGATGACGTGCCCGCCGCCGAGCGGTACGGCCTCACCGTCGGCCACGAGGTGGGGCGTGATGCCCCTCTCCCGGGCGGCACGGCCGAACCGGGCGGCGATGTCGGGCTGTTCGACATAGGCGGGAGGGTTGTCGAACAGCTCGTAGTGGATGGCGCAGGCCGCTGTGGCGCCCAGAGCCGCCGCGGCCTCCACCGCCTGCTCGGGTGTCAGCGTGACGGGCACGTTGGCCTCGTAGCCCTCGAATCTGGCGATGACGCCGTTGACGGGCAGGAACGCCACGTCGAACGGGCCGTGGTCGCGGGCGATCTGCCACCAGTTGCCGTGCCACATGGTGTCCCCGCAGTGGATGATCCGGACTCCGGCGCCCTCCACGATCCACGCGACCTGGTCGCAGTCGCTGCCGCGCCAGTCCAGCGAGGCGACGGGGG belongs to Streptomyces sp. V3I8 and includes:
- a CDS encoding MBL fold metallo-hydrolase, which gives rise to MTTDTVTDTPRLRRLGWAGVEIALGDTLLLIDPLENTAPLAPVMGLPRRPLPPVDAPAGTHALITHLHPDHYDRELIARLAVSGTVGCHTPTASALAEHGVTAEAQELGEARRIGPLTVTPVASLDWRGSDCDQVAWIVEGAGVRIIHCGDTMWHGNWWQIARDHGPFDVAFLPVNGVIARFEGYEANVPVTLTPEQAVEAAAALGATAACAIHYELFDNPPAYVEQPDIAARFGRAARERGITPHLVADGEAVPLGGGHVIPA
- a CDS encoding RNA polymerase sigma-70 factor; amino-acid sequence: MPLTVQDVDRFESLRPRLEAIAYRLLGSAGEAEDVVQETFLRWQAADTGHIEVLEAWLTRVLTNLCLNLLTSARARRERYVGQWLPEPLLEGDAMLGPAGTVEQRESVSYAVLTLMERLSPNERAVYVLREAFDYPHREVAEILGITEAASQQILHRAKKHLTDGRARAEIDRAAARRIVEEFLSAATTGETEPLVRLLTADVVSVGDGGGKVPARTRPFEGALAVAKFMRGLFRPARSKRALVGGSPAIHAWTANGDPAVVAVVDGRVVGIVCLEVTADGIAAFRAQANPDKLERATGLWAATDHGEPLFHAF